One stretch of Paenibacillus sp. AN1007 DNA includes these proteins:
- a CDS encoding chemotaxis protein CheA: MDMNQYLSMFIDESNDHLQSLNENMLQLEANPEDLGIVQVIFRSAHTLKGMAATMGFEDLASLTHKMENVLDMVRNEKLKMQDYIFDTMFKSLDALENMVQDITGGGEGKADVTSIVASLQAIESGEWTGGSAPAVKAEKQTSSTTSNAVELDEFQYSVLDQSIAEGHRVFYVDVLVSEHSQLKGVRAYMVFDMLERSGEVVKAYPSVQDIEQEKFERSFSLYYITTKEAQELEKGILSISEIESAKLIQLDQETLQQMTNQTAAAAAVEDAPAPAPEVVQDAPALEAAPQDEVKAVPVKAAAPKQAAAPSRTIRVDIERLDVLMNLFSELLIDRSRLEQLASETGSNDLSDTVAHLSRVSTDLQNIVLKLRMVPVDTVFNRFPRMIRDLAKTLDKKIDLVITGAETELDRTVIDEIGDPLVHLLRNAVDHGVESISERTAAGKPEMGTVNLRAFHSGNHVFIEIEDDGKGIYRDKLLQTAIKRGVVTEEQGAKMSDDEVNQLLFAPGFSTADKISDISGRGVGLDVVKSKITSLGGNVTITSTPGKGTNFSVQLPLTLSIIAAMLVRLGSEKYAVPLSSIVETAIVQREQVRNIHGNKMITFRESLIPYLSLSEVFGVPDFNDADEKETEIVVIRKGDRLAAVAVEEFIGQSEIVLKSMGTYLPAIEGISGATILGDGQVALILDPNAFIK, translated from the coding sequence GAAGCTAATCCGGAAGATCTGGGCATCGTGCAGGTTATCTTCCGTTCTGCGCATACTCTCAAAGGTATGGCGGCGACTATGGGATTCGAGGATTTGGCTTCACTGACACACAAAATGGAAAATGTACTGGACATGGTGCGTAACGAGAAGCTGAAAATGCAGGATTACATTTTTGATACCATGTTCAAGAGTTTGGATGCTTTGGAGAATATGGTTCAGGATATTACCGGGGGCGGAGAAGGTAAAGCGGATGTCACCTCCATCGTTGCTTCGCTCCAGGCTATTGAAAGCGGTGAATGGACCGGAGGCAGCGCTCCTGCGGTTAAGGCGGAGAAACAAACGAGTTCGACAACTTCTAATGCTGTGGAATTGGACGAGTTTCAATATTCGGTGCTTGATCAGTCCATAGCAGAAGGACACCGTGTATTCTATGTTGACGTTCTTGTAAGTGAGCATAGTCAATTAAAAGGCGTTCGGGCATATATGGTGTTTGACATGCTTGAGCGTTCAGGTGAGGTCGTTAAAGCGTATCCTTCGGTTCAGGATATCGAGCAGGAAAAGTTTGAGCGCAGTTTCTCGTTGTATTACATAACAACCAAAGAGGCGCAAGAACTGGAAAAGGGCATTCTGAGCATCTCCGAAATTGAGAGTGCAAAATTGATTCAGCTGGATCAGGAGACATTGCAGCAGATGACGAATCAGACAGCCGCGGCGGCTGCAGTAGAGGATGCACCAGCGCCAGCCCCTGAGGTTGTCCAGGATGCACCTGCTCTGGAAGCTGCGCCTCAAGATGAAGTTAAAGCAGTTCCGGTAAAGGCTGCAGCACCAAAACAGGCGGCGGCTCCTTCACGGACCATCCGTGTCGATATCGAACGACTGGATGTGCTGATGAACTTGTTCAGCGAATTGCTGATCGACCGTTCGCGTCTGGAACAATTGGCAAGCGAGACAGGCAGCAATGATCTGTCCGATACGGTTGCCCACCTCAGCCGAGTGAGTACGGATTTGCAGAACATTGTACTGAAGCTGCGGATGGTTCCGGTAGATACGGTATTTAATCGTTTCCCACGCATGATTCGGGACCTTGCCAAAACATTGGATAAAAAGATTGATCTCGTCATTACAGGCGCTGAAACCGAACTGGATCGAACCGTTATTGACGAAATTGGTGATCCGCTTGTGCATCTGCTGCGCAACGCAGTTGACCATGGCGTAGAATCCATCTCGGAGCGTACAGCTGCTGGTAAACCGGAAATGGGTACAGTCAATCTGCGAGCTTTCCACAGCGGCAACCATGTATTTATTGAGATCGAAGACGATGGAAAAGGGATTTATCGTGATAAGCTCCTGCAAACGGCGATTAAACGCGGCGTTGTGACCGAGGAGCAGGGTGCAAAAATGAGTGACGATGAAGTGAATCAGCTGCTGTTCGCTCCTGGTTTCAGTACGGCTGACAAAATTTCGGATATTTCCGGCCGTGGTGTAGGTTTGGACGTTGTAAAATCGAAAATCACTTCGCTTGGCGGTAATGTGACCATCACTTCTACGCCGGGCAAAGGCACAAACTTCTCTGTACAGCTTCCTTTGACCCTGTCCATCATTGCAGCGATGCTTGTGCGGCTCGGTTCCGAGAAATATGCCGTTCCGCTCTCTTCCATCGTAGAAACAGCAATCGTGCAGCGTGAGCAGGTTCGTAATATCCATGGAAATAAAATGATCACGTTCCGTGAGTCCTTGATTCCATATCTGTCATTAAGCGAAGTTTTCGGCGTACCCGATTTCAACGATGCAGATGAGAAAGAAACCGAGATCGTTGTAATTCGAAAAGGGGACCGTCTCGCAGCCGTTGCGGTTGAAGAATTCATTGGTCAAAGCGAGATTGTACTCAAATCGATGGGAACGTATCTTCCAGCTATAGAAGGAATCTCTGGCGCGACGATACTCGGAGATGGACAGGTAGCTCTGATTCTTGATCCTAACGCTTTTATCAAATAA